A window of Sutcliffiella cohnii contains these coding sequences:
- the ahpF gene encoding alkyl hydroperoxide reductase subunit F, with product MMLDANIKAQLAQYLPLMEGDVLLKVSAGDDEVSRNMLALVDELATMSSRIKVERAELERTPSFSVNRVGENTGITFAGVPLGHEFTSLVLALLQVSGRAPKVDQKVIDQVKNIKGEYRFESYVSLSCHNCPDVVQALNVMSVLNPNISHTMIDGAAFKAEVESKNILAVPTVFLNGEEFGGGRMSLEEILAKMGNTPDASEFENKEPFDVLVVGGGPAGASAAIYSARKGIRTGIVAERFGGQIMDTLSIENFISVKATEGPKLAASLEEHVKEYDIDVMNLQRAKRLEKKDLIEVELENGAVLKSKSVIISTGARWRNVGVPGEAEFKNKGVAYCPHCDGPLFAGKDVAVIGGGNSGVEAAIDLAGITNHVTVLEFNSELKADSVLQDRLHSLPNVTVITNAQTQEITGTDKVNGITYVERETGDVKHIELAGVFVQIGLVPNTDWLAETVERTRIGEIVVDNHGATNIPGVFAAGDCTNTPYKQIIISMGSGASAALGAFDYLIRN from the coding sequence ATGATGCTTGATGCAAATATAAAAGCACAATTAGCTCAATATCTACCGTTGATGGAGGGCGATGTGCTACTAAAAGTTAGCGCAGGAGATGATGAAGTTTCCCGCAACATGCTAGCTCTAGTGGATGAATTAGCTACAATGTCATCCCGCATTAAAGTGGAGAGAGCAGAACTTGAGAGAACACCAAGCTTTAGCGTAAATCGTGTAGGCGAAAACACAGGTATAACTTTTGCAGGAGTACCACTAGGACATGAATTTACTTCATTAGTTTTAGCTCTACTTCAAGTGAGTGGACGAGCTCCGAAAGTAGACCAAAAAGTGATTGATCAAGTGAAAAACATTAAGGGTGAATATCGCTTTGAATCTTACGTTAGTTTAAGTTGTCATAACTGTCCTGATGTTGTTCAAGCCCTGAACGTAATGAGCGTTTTGAACCCTAACATTTCACATACAATGATTGATGGTGCAGCTTTTAAAGCGGAAGTAGAAAGCAAAAACATTTTGGCCGTGCCAACAGTTTTCCTTAATGGAGAAGAGTTCGGTGGCGGTCGTATGTCATTAGAAGAAATTCTTGCTAAAATGGGGAACACTCCAGACGCTTCTGAGTTTGAAAATAAAGAACCATTCGATGTACTTGTTGTTGGTGGTGGACCTGCTGGAGCAAGTGCGGCTATCTATTCAGCACGTAAAGGTATTCGAACTGGTATCGTTGCAGAACGTTTTGGTGGTCAAATTATGGACACGCTAAGCATCGAAAACTTTATTAGTGTAAAAGCTACAGAAGGACCTAAACTTGCGGCTAGTCTTGAAGAACATGTAAAAGAGTACGACATAGATGTAATGAATTTACAACGTGCAAAACGTTTAGAGAAGAAAGACTTAATTGAAGTTGAACTCGAAAACGGCGCGGTTCTAAAGAGTAAAAGTGTTATCATTTCAACAGGTGCTCGCTGGCGTAATGTCGGAGTACCAGGTGAGGCTGAATTCAAGAATAAAGGTGTAGCGTATTGTCCTCACTGTGATGGTCCTTTATTTGCTGGTAAAGACGTAGCGGTTATCGGTGGTGGTAACTCTGGTGTTGAGGCAGCAATCGACCTTGCAGGAATTACGAATCACGTTACCGTTCTTGAATTTAATTCCGAGCTAAAGGCAGACTCTGTATTACAAGATCGTCTTCATTCTCTACCAAATGTTACGGTTATCACAAATGCTCAAACACAAGAAATTACGGGAACAGATAAAGTTAACGGAATTACTTACGTTGAGCGTGAAACAGGCGACGTTAAACATATTGAATTAGCAGGCGTTTTCGTTCAAATCGGTCTCGTACCTAATACAGACTGGTTAGCGGAAACGGTTGAACGCACTAGAATTGGTGAAATCGTTGTAGACAATCATGGTGCAACGAACATCCCAGGCGTATTTGCTGCAGGAGACTGTACAAATACCCCGTATAAACAAATCATTATCTCAATGGGGTCAGGAGCAAGTGCGGCACTAGGTGCATTTGACTACTTAATCCGAAACTAA